The Pimelobacter simplex genomic sequence CCGCGCCGCGAGCTCGGTACGACGGGCCGGGTCGCTGTAGAGCGCGACGGCCTGGGCGGCGTAGACGGGGATCCGGCTCACGCCCCACGCGTCGGTCTCGCGGCCGATGTTGCCGAGCACCAGCTCGACGAAGTCGGTCGCGGCGAGCTCGGCGTCGCGGGTCATGTCCCACGCCGCGCTCCAGACCAGGGCCCGCGCGAGCGAGTCGTCGAGGTCGGACAGGCGCGCGACGGCCGTCGCCCGGGAGCGCTCGTCGAGGCGGATCTTGGCGAAGGCCAGGTCCTGGTCGTTGAGCAGCAGCAGCTCGGGCTGGGCCTTGCCGACCAGCTCGGCGAGCTCGGTACGGGCGCCCTCGACGTCGACCTCGACGTAGTCGGTGCGCACGAGGCGACCCTCGGGCGAGCTGTTGTAGAAGCCGATGCCGACCCGGTGCCGGCGCAGCGTCGGGTGGTCCTGGGGCGCGCTCTGGTTGACCGCGAACGCGGCGTAGGTGCCGTCGGCGGCCAGCTCGAAGGCGGGGGAGAGGGTGTTGGTGCCCGCGGTCTGGAGCCACTCCTGGGCCCAGCCGGTGAGCTCGCGGCCCGAGGCCTTCTCGAGCGCGGTCAGCAGGTCGGAGAACTCCGTGTTGCCGAACGCGTGGTCGTGGAAGTACTGCTTGAGCCCGGCCAGGAACGGGTCGAGACCGACCCAGGCGACGAGCTGCTTGAGCACCGCCGCGCCCTTGGCGTAGGTGATCATGTCGAAGTTGACCTCGACCGCGTGGAGGTCGACGTTGTCGGCCGCGATCGGGTGCGTCGAGGGCAGCGAGTCGGCGCGGTAGCCGGTCTGCTTGCGGGCGTTGGTGAAGCCGGTCCAGGCGTCGTCGTAGGACGTCGCCATGGCCTCGGCGTGGTAGCAGGCCCACTCGGCGAACGACTCGTTGAGCCAGAGGTCGTCCCACCACTTCATGGTGACCAGGTCGCCGAACCACATGTGCGCCATCTCGTGCAGGATCACCGAGGCGCGGAACTCGTAGAACGAGCGCGGCTGGCGCGAGCGGGGGAGGTACTCGTCGCGCAGGGTCACCGCGCCGGCGTTCTCCATCGCGCCCATGTTGTACTCCGGCACGTAGAGCTGGTCGTACTTGCCGAACGGGTAGGGGTAGCCGAACGCCTCCTCGAAGAAGGCGAAGCCCTGCTTGGTCAGGGTGACGATCTCGTCGCGGTCGCGCTCGAGGTACTCCTTGAGCGACTGCCGGCTGTAGTGGCCGAGCGGGATCGTGCCGTGGGCGCCCTCATAGACGTCCTGGACCTCGTAGTAGT encodes the following:
- the pepN gene encoding aminopeptidase N codes for the protein MPGTNLTRDEAATRAALVDVTSYVIDLDLSRATEDGVETFGSTTTLTFTARQPGSATFADLVDATIHEITLNGTALDPATAYADSRIALPDLQAENVLVVKADCTYSHTGEGLHHFVDPADGNVYLYSQFEVPDARRVFTTFEQPDLKAPFTFNVTAPAHWKVVSNAATPEPAPVRDGVALWSFPATQPMSTYITAIVAGDYYEVQDVYEGAHGTIPLGHYSRQSLKEYLERDRDEIVTLTKQGFAFFEEAFGYPYPFGKYDQLYVPEYNMGAMENAGAVTLRDEYLPRSRQPRSFYEFRASVILHEMAHMWFGDLVTMKWWDDLWLNESFAEWACYHAEAMATSYDDAWTGFTNARKQTGYRADSLPSTHPIAADNVDLHAVEVNFDMITYAKGAAVLKQLVAWVGLDPFLAGLKQYFHDHAFGNTEFSDLLTALEKASGRELTGWAQEWLQTAGTNTLSPAFELAADGTYAAFAVNQSAPQDHPTLRRHRVGIGFYNSSPEGRLVRTDYVEVDVEGARTELAELVGKAQPELLLLNDQDLAFAKIRLDERSRATAVARLSDLDDSLARALVWSAAWDMTRDAELAATDFVELVLGNIGRETDAWGVSRIPVYAAQAVALYSDPARRTELAARWEQGLRGLLAAAEPGTDHQLTFARSYAAAASSEAAIADLEAILDGSLTFEGLAVDQDLRWALLTQLARVGKADDARIDGELAGDNTISGQEKSAAARAAQPTAEAKERAWTQALLDPSVPNETQRSVVLAFWQSGQDEVLAPYVARYLDEVAGAWDRLGSHKASVALEHIFPRLIAIPATLDAVDAWLAGTGDSVNPGALRYVREGRADVARALAAQATDAAR